Proteins from one Impatiens glandulifera chromosome 2, dImpGla2.1, whole genome shotgun sequence genomic window:
- the LOC124927332 gene encoding protein NLP2-like, with product MEDGAAFNSFESSFCVNSTEFDLMDELLYGGYLIEIPHQPTESDFPTSSGLNNPYYLPPPPPENNYLNPNTSSQKQETNLEEEKPGTSQLVVAKMDEFPANRFPDQVFDPTPSSLGGTEAFTAVQTETNRLLWAIPPAGPSPVSSVMKRLTQAIEYLRESMQHRDALIQIWVPVRRGNEQVLTTKNQPFSFNPNFKSLADYRDISKSFQFAAEENSKELLGLPSRVFFKKLPEWTPNVRLFKKEEYPRLIHARQYNVGGSLAVPVFERGTGTCLGVVELVTISQQADYCPEIENVCRALEAVDLRSPKILGPPRVKAWHEPYDAVLLEIRQVLRVVCDTHGLPLAQAWAPCIQQGKGGSKHSDENYTYCVSTVDSACYVPNPSFSIFHKACSEQHLFKGKGIVGRAFTTNQPCFSNDITAFSELEYPVAQMARMCGLRAAVAIRLRCIHTGSADFVLEFFLPLDCTEKEEQKQMLAWLSSVIENVGQTLRIVSDQELAEEESVNQVEESSSRPWKMEPSSSTTTSSSWIADMIETQRKGKGISISLGNRKETPKEEFKVTTQWDTDTDNNNLHCLGAFTQQNNQIHLVGADGANEFPLDSAKSVERRRKKAEKTISLQVLRQYFAGSLKDAAKNIGGSITNL from the exons ATGGAAGATGGGGCAGCTTTCAATTCATTCGAATCATCCTTCTGCGTTAATTCTACGGAATTTGATCTCATGGATGAACTCTTATACGGAGGTTATTTGATAGAAATTCCTCACCAACCCACTGAATCAGATTTCCCAACCTCAAGTGGTCTCAACAATCCTTATTAccttccgccgccgccgccggagaACAACTACCTCAACCCAAACACCAGTAGTCAGAAACAAGAAACCAATCTAGAGGAGGAAAAGCCCGGAACATCCCAACTAGTAGTAGCCAAGATGGACGAATTTCCAGCAAATCGATTCCCTGATCAAGTATTCGACCCAACTCCATCCTCTCTAGGTGGAACAGAAGCTTTCACGGCTGTACAAACTGAGACAAACAGATTATTATGGGCTATACCACCGGCAGGTCCATCCCCAGTTTCTTCAGTGATGAAGAGACTAACCCAGGCTATAGAATACTTGCGAGAGTCTATGCAACATAGAGACGCCTTAATTCAGATATGGGTGCCGGTAAGGAGGGGTAATGAACAAGTGCTAACCACCAAAAACCAACCATTCTCCTTCAATCCTAACTTCAAGAGCCTTGCAGATTACCGGGATATCTCGAAAAGTTTCCAGTTTGCTGCAGAAGAGAATTCTAAAGAGTTGCTTGGCTTACCCAGTCGAGTTTTCTTTAAGAAATTGCCTGAATGGACTCCAAATGTTAGGCTATTCAAGAAGGAGGAGTATCCTCGTCTTATTCATGCTAGACAGTATAATGTTGGCGGATCTCTCGCAGTTCCTGTCTTCGAACGAGGCACTGGAACTTGCTTGGGCGTTGTCGAGCTTGTTACCATTTCTCAACAAGCTGATTATTGCCCTGAAATCGAAAATGTTTGCAGAGCTCTTGAG GCTGTTGATTTAAGGAGTCCTAAGATCTTGGGTCCTCCGAGGGTAAAG GCTTGGCATGAACCCTACGACGCTGTACTGCTAGAGATTCGACAAGTTCTAAGGGTCGTTTGTGATACACACGGTCTACCGCTGGCACAAGCTTGGGCTCCATGTATTCAACAAGGAAAAGGCGGGAGCAAACACTCAGATGAGAACTATACTTACTGTGTTTCAACTGTTGATTCTGCTTGTTACGTCCCAAACCCTAGTTTTTCAATCTTTCACAAGGCTTGTTCAGAACAGCACCTGTTTAAAGGCAAAGGGATCGTCGGGAGAGCATTCACCACCAACCAACCTTGTTTCTCCAACGACATTACTGCCTTCAGCGAATTGGAGTACCCTGTCGCGCAGATGGCTAGAATGTGTGGATTGCGCGCTGCGGTTGCGATTCGCCTTAGATGCATCCACACTGGATCTGCTGATTTTGTGTTGGAGTTCTTCCTACCTTTGGATTGCACGGAAAAGGAAGAACAGAAGCAGATGTTGGCCTGGCTGTCTTCTGTCATTGAAAACGTCGGCCAAACGTTAAGGATCGTATCGGACCAGGAGTTGGCCGAAGAGGAAAGTGTGAATCAAGTTGAAGAGAGTAGCAGTCGTCCTTGGAAGATGGAACCGTCTTCGAGTACTACTACATCTTCTTCTTGGATCGCTGATATGATCGAAACGCAACGTAAAGGTAAAGGAATTTCCATATCTTTGGGAAATCGAAAGGAGACACCGAAAGAAGAGTTTAAGGTCACAACACAATGGGATACCGATACAGACAACAACAACCTGCATTGTTTGGGAGCATTTACACAACAGAACAATCAAATCCATCTTGTTGGAGCAGATGGCGCTAATGAATTCCCATTGGATTCTGCAAAATCAGTCGaaaggaggaggaagaaggcgGAGAAGACGATAAGCTTGCAAGTTCTTCGTCAATATTTCGCAGGGAGCCTTAAAGACGCTGCTAAAAATATTGGAGGTTCGATAACTAACTTATAA
- the LOC124927331 gene encoding probable galacturonosyltransferase 3, producing MFKSKASVRFRAIILLQVIIYAVNVASDLSNTTTIHSNMNGYRPLCACHQCIGTKDLGVVKPLSASEPLDENDIDIIVAFSDTYGMFKTRNVKSRDLSASWVWKSPTDKDYEQKTSSKSQEHPVQGETTSVDDAHQSGDDTTKWPTSSPMNPVKLKRRALREERKKLRSEYLSRQDKDIDSQMDAAAIQRTEEFDTTMKGRYSIWRIEYANPNSDSIVKLMHDQIVMAKAYATIAKAKNETFLYDSLIKSYRESRLAIEEASSDAELPPSALVQAKAMGRILSLAKDQLYDCLVVARKLRAMLLSTETNVNTLKKKSAFLIQLAAKTVPKPLHCLSLQLTADYYLQEFESKGFPYGERIEDPSLYHYAIFSDNVLATSVVVNSTVQHAKEPEKHVFHIVTDKLNFAAMRMWFLVNPPPGVSIQVENVDDFSWLNSSYCPVLRQLESARVKEYYFKANQASSLSVGSDNLKYRNPKYLSMLNHLRFYLPEVYPKLEKILFLDDDLAVQKDLTPLWSVDLQGMVNGAVETCKESFHRFDKYLNFSNPKISDNFDPNSCGWAFGMNMFDLLEWRKQDITGIYHHWQEMNEDRTLWKLGTLPPGLITFYNLTHPLDRSWHALGLGYDPALNQTEIENSAVVHYNGNYKPWLDLAISKYKSYWSRYVMLNNSYLQLCNINY from the exons ATGTTCAAATCCAAGGCTTCCGTTCGTTTCAGAGCGATCATTCTTCTTCAG GTTATCATCTATGCAGTAAATGTTGCATCCGATTTATCAAATACCACAACAAT ACATAGCAATATGAATGGATATCGGCCTTTATGTGCATGCCATCAATGTATTGGTACAAAG GACCTAGGTGTTGTGAAGCCTTTATCAGCTAGCGAGCCTCTAGATGAGAAT GATATAGATATTATCGTGGCATTCAGCGACACTTACGGCATGTTTAAAACTAGGAATGTGAAATCCAGGGACCTTTCAGCTTCCTGGGTCTGGAAATCCCCGACGGACAAGGATTATGAACAGAAAACAAGTTCCAAG AGTCAAGAACATCCAGTTCAGGGTGAAACAACTTCAGTAGATGATGCTCATCAATCTGGTGATGACACTACAAAGTGGCCTACATCTTCTCCTATGAACCCCGTGAAACTCAAGCGTCGG GCACTTCGAGAAGAGAGGAAGAAACTGCGATCCGAGTATCTGTCCAGGCAAGACAAAGACATTGACAGCCAAATGGACGCAGCTGCCATTCAAAGAACAGAGGAGTTTGACACGACAATGAAAGGAAGATACAGTATATGGAGAATAGAATATGCAAATCCGAATTCTGATTCTATTGTTAAACTTATGCATGATCAGATCGTCATGGCAAAGGCTTATGCTACAATCGCAAAAGCTAAGAATGAAACTTTTCTATATGATTCCCTAATAAAATCTTACCGAGAAAGCCGACTTGCCATTGAAGAAGCTAGTTCTGATGCAGAACTTCCACCTAG TGCACTTGTTCAAGCAAAAGCAATGGGTCGCATTCTTTCTCTAGCCAAGGACCAACTATATGACTGCCTAGTTGTGGCTAGGAAGTTGAGGGCTATGCTGCTATCTACTGAAACTAATGTAAACACGCTGAAGAAAAAGAGCGCGTTCCTGATCCAGTTAGCTGCAAAAACCGTCCCAAAACCACTTCATTGTCTCTCTCTGCAGCTGACAGCGGATTATTACCTGCAGGAATTTGAAAGCAAAGGGTTTCCTTATGGAGAGAGGATTGAGGATCCGTCACTATATCATTACGCTATATTTTCAGACAATGTGCTAGCGACATCTGTGGTGGTTAACTCTACTGTACAACATGCTAAGGAACCGGAAAAGCATGTATTCCATATAGTAACGGATAAACTGAACTTTGCAGCAATGCGAATGTGGTTTCTAGTTAATCCACCTCCAGGTGTATCGATCCAAGTGGAGAATGTCGATGATTTTAGCTGGCTTAATTCTTCTTATTGCCCTGTTCTTCGTCAACTTGAGTCTGCTAGAGTTAAGGAGTATTATTTCAAGGCAAATCAGGCTTCTTCACTGTCGGTTGGTTCTGATAATCTGAAGTATAGGAATCCAAAGTATTTGTCCATGTTGAATCATCTTAGGTTTTACCTTCCTGAAGTTTATCCAAAGCTGGAAAAGATATTGTTTCTGGATGATGATTTAGCTGTTCAGAAGGATCTGACACCTCTTTGGTCTGTTGATCTACAAGGAATGGTGAATGGTGCTGTGGAGACTTGTAAGGAGAGCTTCCACAGGTTTGACAAGTACTTGAATTTCTCTAACCCGAAGATATCAGATAATTTTGATCCAAACTCGTGTGGATGGGCGTTTGGCATGAACATGTTTGATCTTTTGGAATGGAGGAAGCAAGACATCACAGGAATATATCATCATTGGCAAGAGATG AACGAGGACAGAACACTTTGGAAACTGGGAACATTGCCACCGGGACTAATAACATTTTACAACCTGACACACCCACTCGACCGAAGCTGGCATGCTTTAGGACTCGGGTATGATCCTGCCCTTAATCAGACAGAAATTGAAAATTCTGCTGTGGTCCACTATAATGGTAATTACAAGCCATGGTTGGATCTTGCAATCTCCAAATACAAGTCATACTGGTCTAGATATGTAATGTTAAATAACTCTTATCTTCAACTTTGCAACATCAATTACTAA
- the LOC124924778 gene encoding protein NLP2-like, which yields FAVCPTTLKRICRQHGITRWPSRKIKKVGHSLRKLQLVIDSVHPGGQLQIGSFYDNFPELGSPDAPKDQLTNPPAVPTLTTNSKSPPSSSCSQSSTSSFSCSAETKQTTTTATTSLVINNNTSGGLLKRARSDAELLNAGGDEMETKFLLRCHSQKLLRELPSQGGTPTMTVFKVKATFREVKIRFSMHQNWGFMDLQREIARRFNLEDVSVKYLDDDSEWVLLTCDEDLEECVDIHKCSKNRTIKLSVQEGFNPNNGSSFGGISSL from the coding sequence TTTGCAGTTTGTCCAACAACCTTAAAAAGGATATGCAGACAACACGGAATCACGAGATGGCCTTCGAGGAAGATCAAGAAAGTTGGCCATTCGTTACGCAAACTCCAACTAGTCATTGATTCAGTTCATCCCGGAGGCCAACTTCAAATCGGCTCTTTCTACGACAATTTTCCCGAACTAGGCTCTCCAGACGCACCCAAAGATCAACTAACAAATCCTCCGGCAGTCCCTACCTTGACGACGAATTCAAAGTCACCTCCATCTTCCTCGTGCAGCCAAAGCTCCACCTCCAGCTTCTCATGCTCGGCAGAAACGAAACAGACGACGACAACAGCAACAACGAGTCTTGTCATTAACAACAACACTTCAGGCGGGTTGTTGAAAAGGGCAAGAAGCGATGCAGAATTACTCAACGCCGGCGGAGATGAGATGGAAACGAAGTTCCTCTTAAGATGCCACAGCCAGAAACTGCTCCGCGAGCTTCCCAGCCAAGGAGGGACACCAACAATGACGGTTTTCAAAGTAAAAGCGACGTTTAGAGAAGTGAAGATCCGATTTAGTATGCATCAGAATTGGGGGTTTATGGATCTGCAAAGGGAGATTGCTAGACGGTTCAACCTGGAGGATGTGTCCGTTAAGTACTTGGACGATGATTCTGAGTGGGTTCTTCTGACGTGCGACGAGGATCTTGAGGAATGCGTGGATATACATAAATGTTCGAAGAATCGGACGATTAAACTCTCCGTTCAAGAAGGGTTCAACCCGAATAATGGAAGTTCATTTGGTGGCATCTCTTCTTTGTGA